In a genomic window of Brockia lithotrophica:
- a CDS encoding ribonuclease J: MSRNQPKLSIFALGGLGEIGKNMYVVRYGDDIVVIDAGLTFPEEEMLGVDIVIPDISYLEENRRFVRGILLTHGHEDHIGALPYILKKLNVPVYGTRLTLGLVDLKLKEAGLRGTVKLSEVHPSPNFELHLGAIRATFFRVTHSIPDSVGIALETPEGVVVHTGDFKFDQTPVGHPADFQRMAEIGRRGVLALLSDSTNAERPGFTGSERSVGKNLAKIFELHRTRIIVATFATNVARVQQVLTAAHAAGRKVALAGRSLVNVVNLARELGYLEVPEGLFIEHGDAATLPPDKVVVLLTGSQGEPMSALSLMARSSHRTLEIQKGDLVIFSATPIPGNERAVGRVVDQLYRLGAEVIYGPGSETGVHVSGHGSQEELKLMLNLMRPRYFIPVHGEYRMLAKHAQLAEEMGIPRERIFVLDNGDVVEFQNGRGRLAGKVPVGNVLIDGLGVGDVGNIVLRDRKLLSQDGILVVVVTISRANRTILSGPDIVTRGFVYMRESETLIDEANRLVHTVLSKLLEENVSDWTTLKNNVRDALSRFLYERTRRRPMILPIIMEV; encoded by the coding sequence TTGTCGCGCAACCAACCTAAGCTCAGCATCTTTGCGTTGGGCGGACTCGGCGAGATCGGCAAGAACATGTACGTCGTTCGCTACGGCGACGACATCGTCGTCATCGACGCGGGGCTCACCTTTCCCGAAGAGGAGATGCTCGGGGTCGACATCGTGATTCCGGACATCTCCTACCTCGAGGAGAACCGCCGCTTCGTGCGGGGAATCCTCCTCACCCATGGACACGAGGACCACATCGGCGCGCTCCCCTACATCCTCAAAAAGCTCAACGTACCCGTGTACGGTACGCGCCTCACGCTCGGCCTCGTGGACCTCAAGCTCAAGGAGGCGGGGCTCAGGGGGACGGTCAAGCTGAGCGAGGTGCATCCCTCCCCCAACTTCGAGCTCCACCTGGGCGCCATCCGCGCGACGTTCTTCCGCGTCACGCACAGCATCCCCGACTCCGTGGGGATCGCCCTGGAGACACCCGAAGGCGTCGTCGTGCACACGGGAGACTTCAAGTTCGACCAGACCCCCGTCGGGCACCCGGCGGACTTTCAGCGCATGGCCGAGATCGGTCGGCGGGGGGTTTTGGCGCTCCTTTCGGACAGCACGAACGCCGAACGGCCGGGATTTACGGGATCGGAGCGCTCGGTGGGCAAGAACCTCGCCAAGATCTTCGAGCTCCACCGCACCCGCATCATCGTCGCCACCTTTGCGACGAACGTGGCGCGTGTGCAGCAGGTGCTCACCGCGGCCCACGCCGCAGGGCGCAAGGTCGCCCTTGCCGGGCGGAGCCTTGTCAACGTCGTGAACCTCGCCCGCGAGCTCGGGTACCTCGAGGTACCCGAAGGCCTCTTCATCGAGCACGGGGATGCCGCCACGCTCCCGCCAGACAAGGTGGTCGTCCTCCTCACGGGAAGCCAGGGAGAACCCATGAGCGCCCTTTCCCTCATGGCGCGGAGCTCCCACCGCACCCTGGAAATCCAAAAGGGAGACCTCGTGATCTTTTCCGCGACGCCGATCCCCGGCAACGAGCGCGCCGTCGGTCGGGTCGTCGACCAGCTCTACCGCCTGGGGGCGGAGGTGATCTACGGACCGGGGTCGGAGACCGGGGTCCACGTTTCCGGGCACGGGAGCCAGGAAGAGCTCAAGCTCATGCTCAACCTCATGCGTCCCCGCTACTTCATCCCCGTCCACGGCGAATACCGGATGCTCGCGAAGCACGCCCAGCTCGCCGAGGAAATGGGCATACCGCGGGAGCGGATTTTCGTCCTGGACAACGGAGACGTCGTGGAGTTTCAAAATGGTCGGGGGAGACTCGCCGGGAAGGTTCCTGTGGGCAATGTCCTCATCGACGGCCTCGGCGTAGGAGACGTGGGGAACATCGTCCTGCGCGACCGCAAGCTCCTCTCCCAGGACGGGATCCTCGTCGTCGTCGTGACGATAAGCCGCGCCAACCGTACGATCCTCTCGGGGCCGGACATCGTCACCCGCGGGTTCGTGTACATGCGCGAGTCGGAGACGCTCATCGACGAGGCCAACCGCCTCGTGCACACTGTGCTCAGCAAGCTCTTAGAAGAAAACGTGAGCGACTGGACGACGCTCAAAAACAACGTTCGAGACGCCTTAAGCCGCTTTCTCTACGAACGGACG